The following coding sequences are from one Capsicum annuum cultivar UCD-10X-F1 chromosome 3, UCD10Xv1.1, whole genome shotgun sequence window:
- the LOC107861761 gene encoding uncharacterized protein At1g51745 isoform X1 produces MGSSGESIVKAIDASVGGLVWVRRRNGSWWPGRILGSDELPQSCSVSPRSGTPVKLLGREDASVDWYNLEKSKRVKAFRCGEYDECIKKAKAAAANSSRKAVKYARREDAIIHALEIESARLGKDHPDFFSRIDKEDGEHHTMEGSHTSSNPLEDGKELNEELTSSGNNSNSAQELSQSGVSFEAPNLIIASEEQPVCEARRRTPNDSEDDGTEGSKRMKGLDDLGMGVVPSLKRKRSQVAHVHDFLKRKNRRRPLTKVLESTAMVSVPIMCEQLPSPTGSTLAGVSESKVFGLQSNESGKSFPTVLNNDTDSISVTHGNGKPLDAFGHTHDPSLVEHKQKEIEISSILGLSENSSSDRLFDVPLVAEEKQSAGSLSPIVSCTSQKAQGGVGAQSSQGSQGSQAEAMSFGSEELNDSGSTSSGSDDYQCFSQRMEKGTSKWQLKRKRNSRHTRKIKKKDFGKYRDLKDDVNVYLAAIDHDSFPLSPGRKVASYRLKSRPVTENQMDELRGWSRNVSLREAHMKGPTADQIIPQRLLPYRQSRFTVNPKYESSDFFLRHHIADSSLYDVNLEVKTSYRPQHVPYISLMSKLTGQPIIGHPLTVEVLDDGFCDKLLVSGSDCYSSSYDLDEDRGENSSAFQGADIVYESKPTSAGKITSKHRMVQPRSSPTKSPRTRKNGLFSKKIRKLSSLTGSHQQNRMKIPVVEKLKGPALACVPLKIVFSRINEALNNSIRPAHRSLVPRIG; encoded by the exons ATGGGGAGTTCTGGTGAGTCTATTGTGAAAGCCATTGATGCTTCGGTTGGGGGGTTGGTGTGGGTCCGTAGGCGTAACGGGTCGTGGTGGCCTGGTCGGATTTTGGGGTCTGATGAGTTACCTCAGAGTTGCTCTGTTTCACCAAGATCAGGGACTCCTGTTAAGCTCCTTGGAAGAGAGGATGCAAGTGT GGACTGGTACAATCTTGAAAAATCTAAGCGGGTGAAAGCCTTCCGCTGTGGGGAATATGATGAATGTATTAAGAAAGCTAAGGCTGCTGCTGCTAATTCTTCAAGAAAGGCTGTCAAATATGCTCGAAGAGAGGATGCCATTATTCATGCTCTAGAGATTGAAAGTGCTCGTCTCGGGAAAGACCATCCAGATTTTTTCTCGAGAATAGATAAAGAAGATGGAGAGCATCATACCATGGAAGGATCACATACTTCATCTAATCCTCTTGAAGATGGTAAAGAGTTAAACGAGGAACTGACTAGTTCTGGAAATAATTCAAATTCTGCACAAGAATTGTCTCAATCTGGTGTATCATTTGAGGCGCCAAATCTTATAATTGCATCTGAGGAGCAACCTGTATGTGAGGCACGGAGGAGAACCCCAAACGACTCCGAGGATGATGGAACTGAGGGAAGTAAACGCATGAAAGGGCTTGATGACCTAGGGATGGGTGTAGTGCCATCTCTGAAAAGGAAGAGATCTCAGGTGGCACATGTTCATGATTTTTTAAAGAGGAAGAATCGTCGCCGTCCCTTGACAAAGGTTTTAGAGAGTACAGCAATGGTGTCTGTTCCTATCATGTGTGAACAACTTCCTAGTCCAACTGGCTCTACTCTTGCAGGGGTATCTGAAAGTAAAGTTTTTGGGTTACAATCTAACGAGTCTGGGAAAAGTTTTCCTACAGTACTAAATAACGACACAGATAGTATCTCAGTTACACATGGAAATGGGAAACCATTGGATGCATTTGGCCACACTCATGATCCTTCCCTTGTTGAGCACAAACAGAAAGAGATTGAAATTTCCAGTATTTTGGGGTTGTCTGAGAATAGTTCTTCTGACAGATTGTTTGATGTGCCCTTAGTTGCAGAAGAGAAACAATCTGCAGGTA GCTTGTCTCCTATAGTGTCTTGCACGTCTCAGAAAGCTCAAGGTGGTGTTGGGGCACAGTCTAGCCAGGGTAGCCAGGGCAGCCAAGCTGAGGCTATGTCTTTTGGGAGTGAGGAGCTTAATGACTCAGGCTCCACTAGTTCTGGTAGTGACGATTACCAATGTTTCAGCCAGAGGATGGAGAAAGGAACTTCAAAGTGGCAGTTGAAAAGAAAGAGGAATTCGAGGCACACACGTAAGATTAAAAAGAAAGATTTTGGAAAATACAGGGACTTGAAAGATGACGTAAATGTATATTTGGCTGCTATAGATCATGATTCATTCCCTCTTTCTCCAGGTCGGAAAGTTGCCAGCTATCGTTTAAAGTCAAGACCAGTTACAGAAAATCAAATGGATGAGTTGCGAGGTTGGAGCAGGAATGTTTCTCTCAGAGAAGCTCATATGAAGGGGCCAACAGCAGACCAGATTATTCCCCAGAGGTTGCTACCCTATCGGCAATCTCGATTTACAGTTAACCCCAAATATGAGTCATCAGATTTCTTTCTTAGGCACCACATTGCTGATTCTTCGCTGTATGATGTTAATCTTGAGGTCAAAACCAGCTATCGTCCACAGCATGTTCCATATATCTCTCTAATGAGCAAATTGACTGGTCAGCCTATCATAGGTCACCCCCTCACAGTTGAAGTTTTGGATGATGGCTTTTGTGATAAACTGCTAGTCAGTGGTTCTGATTGCTATAGCAGTAGCTATGACTTAGATGAGGATCGTGGTGAGAACAGCTCAGCTTTTCAAGGTGCGGATATTGTCTATGAATCCAAGCCGACTTCTGCAGGCAAGATCACTTCTAAGCATCGCATGGTGCAACCTCGTAGTTCACCAACAAAGTCACCCAGGACACGGAAAAATGGCCTGTTTTCAAAGAAGATTAGAAAATTGTCTTCCTTAACTGGTTCTCACCAGCAAAATAGAATGAAGATACCTGTGGTGGAGAAGCTTAAAGGACCTGCGCTAGCTTGTGTCCCCCTGAAAATAGTGTTCAGTAGGATAAATGAAGCATTAAATAACTCAATACGACCTGCCCACCGTTCTCTTGTACCTAGAATTGGTTGA
- the LOC107861761 gene encoding uncharacterized protein At1g51745 isoform X4 — protein sequence MGSSGESIVKAIDASVGGLVWVRRRNGSWWPGRILGSDELPQSCSVSPRSGTPVKLLGREDASVDWYNLEKSKRVKAFRCGEYDECIKKAKAAAANSSRKAVKYARREDAIIHALEIESARLGKDHPDFFSRIDKEDGEHHTMEGSHTSSNPLEDGKELNEELTSSGNNSNSAQELSQSGVSFEAPNLIIASEEQPVCEARRRTPNDSEDDGTEGSKRMKGLDDLGMGVVPSLKRKRSQVAHVHDFLKRKNRRRPLTKVLESTAMVSVPIMCEQLPSPTGSTLAGVSESKVFGLQSNESGKSFPTVLNNDTDSISVTHGNGKPLDAFGHTHDPSLVEHKQKEIEISSILGLSENSSSDRLFDVPLVAEEKQSAGSLSPIVSCTSQKAQGGVGAQSSQGSQGSQAEAMSFGSEELNDSGSTSSGSDDYQCFSQRMEKGTSKWQLKRKRNSRHTRRKVASYRLKSRPVTENQMDELRGWSRNVSLREAHMKGPTADQIIPQRLLPYRQSRFTVNPKYESSDFFLRHHIADSSLYDVNLEVKTSYRPQHVPYISLMSKLTGQPIIGHPLTVEVLDDGFCDKLLVSGSDCYSSSYDLDEDRGENSSAFQGADIVYESKPTSAGKITSKHRMVQPRSSPTKSPRTRKNGLFSKKIRKLSSLTGSHQQNRMKIPVVEKLKGPALACVPLKIVFSRINEALNNSIRPAHRSLVPRIG from the exons ATGGGGAGTTCTGGTGAGTCTATTGTGAAAGCCATTGATGCTTCGGTTGGGGGGTTGGTGTGGGTCCGTAGGCGTAACGGGTCGTGGTGGCCTGGTCGGATTTTGGGGTCTGATGAGTTACCTCAGAGTTGCTCTGTTTCACCAAGATCAGGGACTCCTGTTAAGCTCCTTGGAAGAGAGGATGCAAGTGT GGACTGGTACAATCTTGAAAAATCTAAGCGGGTGAAAGCCTTCCGCTGTGGGGAATATGATGAATGTATTAAGAAAGCTAAGGCTGCTGCTGCTAATTCTTCAAGAAAGGCTGTCAAATATGCTCGAAGAGAGGATGCCATTATTCATGCTCTAGAGATTGAAAGTGCTCGTCTCGGGAAAGACCATCCAGATTTTTTCTCGAGAATAGATAAAGAAGATGGAGAGCATCATACCATGGAAGGATCACATACTTCATCTAATCCTCTTGAAGATGGTAAAGAGTTAAACGAGGAACTGACTAGTTCTGGAAATAATTCAAATTCTGCACAAGAATTGTCTCAATCTGGTGTATCATTTGAGGCGCCAAATCTTATAATTGCATCTGAGGAGCAACCTGTATGTGAGGCACGGAGGAGAACCCCAAACGACTCCGAGGATGATGGAACTGAGGGAAGTAAACGCATGAAAGGGCTTGATGACCTAGGGATGGGTGTAGTGCCATCTCTGAAAAGGAAGAGATCTCAGGTGGCACATGTTCATGATTTTTTAAAGAGGAAGAATCGTCGCCGTCCCTTGACAAAGGTTTTAGAGAGTACAGCAATGGTGTCTGTTCCTATCATGTGTGAACAACTTCCTAGTCCAACTGGCTCTACTCTTGCAGGGGTATCTGAAAGTAAAGTTTTTGGGTTACAATCTAACGAGTCTGGGAAAAGTTTTCCTACAGTACTAAATAACGACACAGATAGTATCTCAGTTACACATGGAAATGGGAAACCATTGGATGCATTTGGCCACACTCATGATCCTTCCCTTGTTGAGCACAAACAGAAAGAGATTGAAATTTCCAGTATTTTGGGGTTGTCTGAGAATAGTTCTTCTGACAGATTGTTTGATGTGCCCTTAGTTGCAGAAGAGAAACAATCTGCAGGTA GCTTGTCTCCTATAGTGTCTTGCACGTCTCAGAAAGCTCAAGGTGGTGTTGGGGCACAGTCTAGCCAGGGTAGCCAGGGCAGCCAAGCTGAGGCTATGTCTTTTGGGAGTGAGGAGCTTAATGACTCAGGCTCCACTAGTTCTGGTAGTGACGATTACCAATGTTTCAGCCAGAGGATGGAGAAAGGAACTTCAAAGTGGCAGTTGAAAAGAAAGAGGAATTCGAGGCACACAC GTCGGAAAGTTGCCAGCTATCGTTTAAAGTCAAGACCAGTTACAGAAAATCAAATGGATGAGTTGCGAGGTTGGAGCAGGAATGTTTCTCTCAGAGAAGCTCATATGAAGGGGCCAACAGCAGACCAGATTATTCCCCAGAGGTTGCTACCCTATCGGCAATCTCGATTTACAGTTAACCCCAAATATGAGTCATCAGATTTCTTTCTTAGGCACCACATTGCTGATTCTTCGCTGTATGATGTTAATCTTGAGGTCAAAACCAGCTATCGTCCACAGCATGTTCCATATATCTCTCTAATGAGCAAATTGACTGGTCAGCCTATCATAGGTCACCCCCTCACAGTTGAAGTTTTGGATGATGGCTTTTGTGATAAACTGCTAGTCAGTGGTTCTGATTGCTATAGCAGTAGCTATGACTTAGATGAGGATCGTGGTGAGAACAGCTCAGCTTTTCAAGGTGCGGATATTGTCTATGAATCCAAGCCGACTTCTGCAGGCAAGATCACTTCTAAGCATCGCATGGTGCAACCTCGTAGTTCACCAACAAAGTCACCCAGGACACGGAAAAATGGCCTGTTTTCAAAGAAGATTAGAAAATTGTCTTCCTTAACTGGTTCTCACCAGCAAAATAGAATGAAGATACCTGTGGTGGAGAAGCTTAAAGGACCTGCGCTAGCTTGTGTCCCCCTGAAAATAGTGTTCAGTAGGATAAATGAAGCATTAAATAACTCAATACGACCTGCCCACCGTTCTCTTGTACCTAGAATTGGTTGA